A window of Gasterosteus aculeatus chromosome 9, fGasAcu3.hap1.1, whole genome shotgun sequence contains these coding sequences:
- the cfap97 gene encoding cilia- and flagella-associated protein 97 isoform X1, whose product MFHHGELEGEVDHSFFDSDCDDSSRDKVENTERGWNAKEERPPAPERLHAKQTEKNKDCPPRTDGTKIPLKLVKDNSSIRAENTENHSQLIEEGVSSSFASGTDKAEHMRIYNSDGDANSNFQSKRHNGTLLELLDEAKEVDCKIVYSQSSSEYEEDSLPAKQKKQSPKKQIRNRHIRSPSPDSTESSIDADSESSCTSRNGRSRVDSPALPRPRKPSSSPGGRKTPGGSAGSRDRPTSRTEESEDTVTDVSPLSSPDISPLQSLDLNHTEAEEPQRMESGPSSGLSIMRPDEDSDQDVDEYSLGSESQLGGKLVFCSTGARNRKNYSFTNDEVQRIDRENQRLLRELSRQSPGPRPGSKEGKKTPVASKLPRSRLSHSALNRQREQQRIERENLAFLKRLESVKPTPGLKRAEQLMDYQQHATIMGAPSYPASMSTTKSDRSTSKTPPAGPRPASSTQQSSRAVSTNNFRKIPLP is encoded by the exons ATGTTCCATCACGGTGAACTAGAAGGTGAAGTGGATCATTCGTTTTTCGACAGTGACTGTgatgacagcagcagagacaaagtGGAAAACACTGAGAGAGGCTGGAATGCTAAAGAGGAGAGACCACCAGCACCTGAGAGGCTACATGCGAAACagacggaaaaaaacaaagattgcCCTCCAAGGACTGATGGGACAAAAATACCTCTAAAGCTAGTCAAAGACAACAGTAGCATCAGAGCAGAAAATACAGAGAACCACTCTCAATTAATAGAAGAGGGTGTATCATCATCATTTGCCTCTGGAACTGATAAAGCCGAACATATGCGTATATATAACAGTGATGGTGACGCAAACTCTAATTTTCAGTCTAAAAGGCACAACGGAACACTTTTGGAGCTATTGGATGAGGCCAAGGAGGTAGATTGTAAGATTGTGTACAGCCAGAGCTCAAGTGAGTATGAAGAAGATTCATTGCcagccaaacaaaagaaacaatctcCGAAAAAACAGATAAGAAATCGTCACATCCGTAGTCCATCCCCCGATTCAACTGAGAGCAGCATTGATGCAGACTCAGAGAGCTCCTGTACGagcagaaatgggagaagccgTGTAGATTCTCCCGCCCTTCCCAGACCCAGAAAGCCTTCCTCATCCCCTGGAGGGAGAAAGACCCCAGGGGGCTCCGCAGGATCTCGGGACAGGCCTACGAGCCGTACAGAGGAGTCGGAGGACACCGTGACAGATGTGAGCCCCCTCTCTTCTCCTGACATCAGCCCTCTGCAGTCATTGGACTTGAACCACACAGAAGCTGAAGAGCCACAGCGGATGGAGAGTGGGCCCTCCAGTGGCCTGAGCATCATGCGCCCGGATGAGGACTCGGATCAGGATGTGGATGAGT ACTCCCTGGGTTCAGAGAGTCAGCTCGGAGGGAAACTGGTTTTCTGCAGTACTGGGGCAAGAAACCGGAAGAACTACTCGTTCACCAATGATGAGGTGCAGCGCATAGATCGGGAGAACCAGCGTCTTCTCCGTGAGCTTTCACGCCAGTCTCCGGGGCCCAGACCAGGAAgtaaagaggggaagaaaactCCTGTGGCCAGCAAGTTGCCTCGTAGTCGCCTCTCTCACAGCGCACTCAACAGGCAACGGGAACAGCAACGCATCGAGAGGGAAAACTTG GCTTTCTTGAAGAGGCTGGAGTCCGTCAAGCCAACACCCGGCCTAAAGCGCGCTGAACAACTGATGGACTACCAGCAGCACGCCACAATCATGGGAGCGCCTTCGTACCCCGCCTCTATGTCCACCACAAAGTCAGACAGGTCCACCAGCAAGACCCCCCCAG CAGGTCCCAGGCCAGCCAGTTCCACCCAACAAAGCTCCAGAGCGGTTTCCACTAATAACTTCAGGAAAATTCCCTTACCCTAG
- the slc25a4 gene encoding ADP/ATP translocase 1, producing the protein MSDAVVSFIKDFLAGGIAAAISKTAVAPIERVKLLLQVQHASKQITAEMQYKGIMDCVVRIPKEQGFISFWRGNLANVIRYFPTQALNFAFKDKYKKIFLGGVDQKTQFWRYFAGNLASGGAAGATSLCFVYPLDFARTRLAADIGKGAAGREFSGLGNCLSTIYKTDGLKGLYLGFNVSVQGIIIYRAAYFGCFDTAKGMLPDPKNTHIFITWMIAQTVTAAAGIVSYPFDTVRRRMMMQSGRKGADIMYKGTIDCWKKILKDEGGKAFFKGAWSNVIRGMGGAFVLVLYDEIKKYT; encoded by the exons ATGTCGGACGCGGTGGTTAGTTTCATAAAGGACTTTTTGGCCGGTGGCATCGCCGCTGCCATCTCCAAGACAGCTGTTGCTCCGATTGAGAGAGTGAAGCTGTTGCTGCAG GTCCAGCATGCCAGCAAACAGATCACTGCAGAGATGCAGTACAAGGGAATCATGGACTGTGTGGTAAGGATCCCGAAGGAACAGggctttatttccttttggagAGGCAACCTGGCCAACGTGATTCGTTACTTCCCCACCCAAGCCCTCAACTTTGCCTTCAAAGACAAGTACAAGAAGATCTTCCTCGGCGGCGTGGATCAAAAAACACAGTTCTGGCGTTACTTCGCCGGTAATCTCGCATCTGGCGGTGCGGCCGGGGCGACCTCGCTCTGCTTCGTCTATCCTCTAGACTTCGCCAGAACCAGACTGGCTGCCGACATCGGTAAGGGCGCCGCCGGGAGGGAGTTCAGCGGTCTTGGAAACTGCCTCAGCACTATCTACAAAACCGATGGCCTCAAGGGTCTTTACCTGGGATTCAACGTGTCGGTGCAGGGTATAATCATCTACAGGGCGGCCTATTTCGGATGCTTCGACACAGCCAAAG GTATGCTGCCAGATCCCAAGAACACGCACATCTTCATCACCTGGATGATCGCCCAGACTGTCACCGCTGCAGCCGGTATTGTCTCGTACCCCTTCGACACCGTCAGACGTCGTATGATGATGCAGTCTGGACGCAAAGGAG CTGACATCATGTACAAGGGCACCATCGACTGCTGGAAGAAGATCCTCAAGGACGAAGGGGGGAAAGCCTTCTTCAAGGGTGCCTGGTCCAACGTGATCAGAGGCATGGGCGGCGCCTTTGTGTTGGTGCTGTACGACGAGATCAAGAAGTACACATAA
- the cfap97 gene encoding cilia- and flagella-associated protein 97 isoform X2 → MFHHGELEGEVDHSFFDSDCDDSSRDKVENTERGWNAKEERPPAPERLHAKQTEKNKDCPPRTDGTKIPLKLVKDNSSIRAENTENHSQLIEEGVSSSFASGTDKAEHMRIYNSDGDANSNFQSKRHNGTLLELLDEAKEVDCKIVYSQSSSEYEEDSLPAKQKKQSPKKQIRNRHIRSPSPDSTESSIDADSESSCTSRNGRSRVDSPALPRPRKPSSSPGGRKTPGGSAGSRDRPTSRTEESEDTVTDVSPLSSPDISPLQSLDLNHTEAEEPQRMESGPSSGLSIMRPDEDSDQDVDEYSLGSESQLGGKLVFCSTGARNRKNYSFTNDEVQRIDRENQRLLRELSRQSPGPRPGSKEGKKTPVASKLPRSRLSHSALNRQREQQRIERENLAFLKRLESVKPTPGLKRAEQLMDYQQHATIMGAPSYPASMSTTKSDRSTSKTPPGPRPASSTQQSSRAVSTNNFRKIPLP, encoded by the exons ATGTTCCATCACGGTGAACTAGAAGGTGAAGTGGATCATTCGTTTTTCGACAGTGACTGTgatgacagcagcagagacaaagtGGAAAACACTGAGAGAGGCTGGAATGCTAAAGAGGAGAGACCACCAGCACCTGAGAGGCTACATGCGAAACagacggaaaaaaacaaagattgcCCTCCAAGGACTGATGGGACAAAAATACCTCTAAAGCTAGTCAAAGACAACAGTAGCATCAGAGCAGAAAATACAGAGAACCACTCTCAATTAATAGAAGAGGGTGTATCATCATCATTTGCCTCTGGAACTGATAAAGCCGAACATATGCGTATATATAACAGTGATGGTGACGCAAACTCTAATTTTCAGTCTAAAAGGCACAACGGAACACTTTTGGAGCTATTGGATGAGGCCAAGGAGGTAGATTGTAAGATTGTGTACAGCCAGAGCTCAAGTGAGTATGAAGAAGATTCATTGCcagccaaacaaaagaaacaatctcCGAAAAAACAGATAAGAAATCGTCACATCCGTAGTCCATCCCCCGATTCAACTGAGAGCAGCATTGATGCAGACTCAGAGAGCTCCTGTACGagcagaaatgggagaagccgTGTAGATTCTCCCGCCCTTCCCAGACCCAGAAAGCCTTCCTCATCCCCTGGAGGGAGAAAGACCCCAGGGGGCTCCGCAGGATCTCGGGACAGGCCTACGAGCCGTACAGAGGAGTCGGAGGACACCGTGACAGATGTGAGCCCCCTCTCTTCTCCTGACATCAGCCCTCTGCAGTCATTGGACTTGAACCACACAGAAGCTGAAGAGCCACAGCGGATGGAGAGTGGGCCCTCCAGTGGCCTGAGCATCATGCGCCCGGATGAGGACTCGGATCAGGATGTGGATGAGT ACTCCCTGGGTTCAGAGAGTCAGCTCGGAGGGAAACTGGTTTTCTGCAGTACTGGGGCAAGAAACCGGAAGAACTACTCGTTCACCAATGATGAGGTGCAGCGCATAGATCGGGAGAACCAGCGTCTTCTCCGTGAGCTTTCACGCCAGTCTCCGGGGCCCAGACCAGGAAgtaaagaggggaagaaaactCCTGTGGCCAGCAAGTTGCCTCGTAGTCGCCTCTCTCACAGCGCACTCAACAGGCAACGGGAACAGCAACGCATCGAGAGGGAAAACTTG GCTTTCTTGAAGAGGCTGGAGTCCGTCAAGCCAACACCCGGCCTAAAGCGCGCTGAACAACTGATGGACTACCAGCAGCACGCCACAATCATGGGAGCGCCTTCGTACCCCGCCTCTATGTCCACCACAAAGTCAGACAGGTCCACCAGCAAGACCCCCCCAG GTCCCAGGCCAGCCAGTTCCACCCAACAAAGCTCCAGAGCGGTTTCCACTAATAACTTCAGGAAAATTCCCTTACCCTAG
- the ufsp2 gene encoding ufm1-specific protease 2, which translates to MVVSDSLSSDRGTILRVRGPLEFKCHLVSTDARHMLKVISRTFETLKSQVKSESCVLTVCDSPVIIWPNKDVCITPQEITPNAPCDDILKWIQSDEQDPAGLRSAKKKSKKSSAASVINLRLMMEATKTGPLSAPILSRTVQKSHFLSTTFPVDCVVRTTVNETIKDAFERLLKALTHQLCEMEKVTLQHTKGTTLLVPEPLHFLLPEPKGLVTVVYPAGVPDSQLEAQRKELHQQFELPDDWPYFRRANTYHFPNEPYKDGYLRNPHLVLTHPTLDNGKVYLVQGTYSYHHYMQDHTDDNGWGCAYRSLQTICSWFQQQGYVERAVPSHKETQQALVDVGDKKAAFVGSRQWIGSIEVQAVLNQLLGVTSKIMFVSQGSELASKGRELANHFLTEGTPIMIGGGVLAHTILGVAWSETSGQIRYLILDPHYTGAEDLQVVTDKGWCGWKGADFWDQTAYYNLCLPLRPKVF; encoded by the exons ATG GTTGTTTCGGACTCACTGTCTTCCGACAGAGGGACCATCCTTCGTGTCAGAGGGCCGCTGGAGTTCAAATGTCACTTAGTAAGCACAGATG CACGGCACATGCTCAAAGTCATCTCAAGAACATTTGAGACGCTTAAATCTCAGGTCAAATCTGAATCCTGTGTTCTAACAGTCTGTGACAGTCCTGTTATTATTTGGCCAAACAAAGATGTCTGCATAACACCTCAAGAAATAACTCCAAACGCACCATGTGATGATATACTTAAATGGATTCA GTCAGATGAACAAGATCCAGCTGGCTTGAGatctgcaaaaaagaaaagcaaaaaaagttCAGCAGCA AGTGTGATTAACCTTCGCCTGATGATGGAGGCGACAAAGACGGGCCCTCTTTCAGCCCCGATCCTCAGCAGAACCGTCCAGAAATCCCACTTCCTGTCTACAACTTTCCCTGTGGACTGCGTCGTCCGTACCACCGTTAATGAAACAATCAAAGA TGCCTTTGAGCGCCTGTTGAAGGCGCTGACTCATCAGCTGTGTGAGATGGAGAAAGTAACCTTGCAACACACAAAGGGGACCACGCTGCTGGTACCTGAACCGCTCCACTTCCTCCTGCCAGAGCCAAAAGGGCTAGTGACCGTGGTTTACCCTGCAGGAGTGCCTGACAGCCAACTGGAGGCACAGCGGAAG GAACTACATCAACAGTTCGAGCTACCGGATGACTGGCCCTATTTTAGAAGAGCCAATACTTACCACTTTCCTAATGAGCCCTACAAAGATGGTTACCTCCGAAACCCTCATCTGGTCCTCACACATCCCACGCTGGACAATGGAAAG GTGTACTTGGTCCAGGGAACCTACAGCTATCACCACTACATGCAGGATCACACGGATGACAACGGCTGGGGCTGTGCTTATCGCTCCCTCCAGACAATCTGCTCCTGGTTCCAGCAGCAGGGCTACGTAGAGCGGGCCGTGCCCTCTCACAAAGAGACCCAACAG GCTTTAGTGGATGTTGGAGACAAAAAGGCAGCCTTCGTGGGTTCACGCCAGTGGATCGGATCCATTGAGGTTCAGGCTGTTCTGAACCAGCTGCTTGGGGTCACTTCCAAGATCATGTTTGTGAG TCAAGGCTCTGAGCTGGCATCAAAAGGCAGAGAACTGGCCAACCACTTCCTTACTGAAGGGACCCCCATCATGATTG GAGGTGGAGTTCTGGCTCACACTATTCTAGGTGTGGCGTGGAGTGAGACCAGCGGGCAGATCCGCTATCTCATCCTAGATCCACATTACACGGGAGCGGAGGACTTACAGGTCGTCACAGACAAG GGTTGGTGTGGCTGGAAAGGAGCAGATTTTTGGGATCAAACTGCTTATTATAATCTGTGTCTTCCTCTGAGGCCAAAGGTCTTCTGA